In Herbaspirillum sp. WKF16, one genomic interval encodes:
- a CDS encoding LysR family transcriptional regulator: MHFDIDTLKLFALVVEHGSISAASEPGNVVTSAISRRLSDLEQSVGVPLLRRRSRGVEPTAAGMSLYHHAKTVLAQLRQLECDISEHRTGIQGTVRIWVNMTALCYYLPAQLNSFMKQYPGVRIELEEKLSDEIPLAVKAGTADLGICAPTDGVAGVSEAQYVTDPLVLITPRDHRFAARKRIRFEDTLDEKHIMMQSGASINSMSNAAARALKKTIQPSVVVTSFDAMRNMVSEGMGIALIPEIALRGADASRYAVIKVSDKWCVRNFKVLWNDHIAQTPASIRLLHHLKGEILPRA; this comes from the coding sequence ATGCATTTCGATATCGATACGTTGAAGCTCTTCGCGCTCGTCGTGGAGCACGGCAGCATCTCGGCCGCCTCCGAGCCCGGCAATGTCGTGACCTCGGCCATCAGCCGCCGGCTATCGGACCTGGAACAGTCGGTCGGCGTCCCGCTGCTGCGGCGGCGCAGCCGGGGCGTGGAGCCTACCGCGGCCGGCATGTCGCTCTACCATCACGCCAAGACGGTGCTGGCCCAGCTGCGTCAGCTCGAATGCGACATCAGCGAGCATCGCACCGGGATCCAGGGCACGGTGCGCATCTGGGTCAACATGACGGCCCTGTGCTATTACCTGCCCGCCCAGCTCAACTCCTTCATGAAGCAATATCCCGGGGTGCGCATCGAGCTGGAGGAGAAGCTGAGCGACGAGATCCCGCTGGCAGTGAAGGCGGGGACGGCCGACCTCGGCATCTGCGCCCCGACCGACGGCGTCGCGGGCGTGTCCGAGGCCCAGTACGTGACCGACCCGCTGGTGCTGATCACGCCGCGCGACCACAGGTTCGCCGCCAGGAAGCGCATCCGCTTCGAAGACACGCTGGATGAAAAGCACATCATGATGCAGAGCGGCGCCTCGATCAATTCCATGTCCAACGCGGCGGCGCGCGCGCTCAAGAAGACGATCCAACCTTCGGTGGTGGTCACCAGCTTCGACGCCATGCGCAACATGGTGTCGGAGGGCATGGGCATCGCCCTGATCCCCGAGATCGCGCTGCGCGGCGCCGACGCCTCGCGCTACGCCGTGATCAAGGTCAGCGACAAGTGGTGCGTGCGCAATTTCAAGGTGCTGTGGAACGATCATATCGCGCAGACGCCGGCGTCGATCCGCCTGCTGCATCACCTCAAGGGCGAAATCCTGCCAAGGGCCTGA
- a CDS encoding amidohydrolase family protein has translation MNPRAPLRIDAHQHFWRYRSEDYPWIGAGMDLLAQDRLPYQFQPLLEAQGLHASIAVQARAGREETAFLLELARHDRRIAGIIGWEDISSPALADHVERWGRNKLVGFRHQIQDEADPAAFLAQPQLNDGIRWLQERRYVYDVLVHERQLSAVRSFCARHDRHWLVLNHLGKPALREFRKNKGDFEHWREELRALAAMPHVSCKISGLLTEADWLRGLSPRDYDHVLRCLDTALELFGAQRLMFGSDWPMCLLAASYSKVVSFAREWARTRLSAAEQDALWGEASARIYGLAA, from the coding sequence ATGAATCCCAGAGCCCCGCTAAGGATCGATGCGCACCAGCATTTCTGGCGCTACCGCTCGGAAGACTATCCCTGGATAGGCGCCGGCATGGACCTGCTCGCGCAGGACCGGCTGCCCTACCAGTTCCAGCCGCTGCTGGAAGCGCAGGGCTTGCATGCCTCGATCGCGGTGCAGGCGCGCGCCGGGCGCGAGGAAACCGCGTTCCTGCTGGAGCTGGCGCGGCACGACCGCCGCATCGCCGGCATCATCGGCTGGGAAGACATTTCATCGCCGGCGCTGGCCGACCACGTCGAGCGCTGGGGTCGCAACAAGCTGGTGGGCTTTCGCCACCAGATCCAGGACGAGGCCGACCCGGCCGCCTTCCTGGCGCAGCCGCAATTGAACGACGGCATACGCTGGCTGCAGGAGCGGCGCTATGTCTACGACGTGCTGGTGCATGAGCGCCAGCTGTCTGCGGTGCGCTCGTTCTGCGCCCGCCATGACCGGCACTGGCTGGTGTTGAATCATCTGGGCAAGCCGGCGCTCAGGGAGTTCCGCAAGAACAAGGGCGACTTCGAACACTGGCGCGAAGAACTCAGGGCGCTGGCGGCCATGCCCCACGTCAGCTGCAAGATCTCCGGCCTGCTGACCGAGGCCGACTGGCTGCGCGGCCTGAGCCCGCGCGACTATGACCACGTGCTGCGCTGCCTGGATACGGCGCTGGAACTGTTCGGCGCGCAGCGCCTGATGTTCGGCTCGGACTGGCCGATGTGCCTGCTGGCGGCGTCCTATTCGAAGGTGGTGTCCTTCGCCCGCGAGTGGGCCAGGACGCGTTTGTCGGCGGCGGAGCAGGATGCCCTGTGGGGCGAGGCGTCGGCGCGGATTTACGGGTTGGCGGCGTGA
- a CDS encoding IlvD/Edd family dehydratase produces MKTPSPSPRRFRSQDWFDNPDHIDMTALYLERFMNYGITAEELRSGRPIIGIAQSGSDISPCNRIHLELARRVRDGIRDAGGIPMEFPLHPVFENCRRPTAAIDRNLSYMALVEILHGYPIDAVVLTTGCDKTTPAQIMAAATVDIPAIVLSGGPMLDGWLDGELVGSGAAIWKGRRQLSAGQIDNEKFLDIAAASAPSAGHCNTMGTASTMNAMAEALGMSLTGCSAIPAPYRERGQMAYETGRRIVGMAHEDLRPSAILTRDAFLDAIVVNAAIGGSTNAQPHIMAMARHAGVELHSEDWMKYGYDVPLLLNMQPAGKYLGERFHRAGGVPAVMWELQQAGRLRAGRITATGRSMADNLEGRETGDREVVFPFAAPLRERAGFLVLKGNLFDFAIMKTSVISDSFRQRYLSTPGSEGIFECTAAVFDGSDDYHARINDPASGIGEDSILVIRGAGPVGWPGSAEVVNMQPPDALIRRGITTLPTLGDGRQSGTSDSPSILNASPESAVGGGLAYLRDGDRIRIDLNAGRCDMLVDEEELARRRAQGIPAVPASQTPWQELYRATVGQLESGACMEPALKYRGVADTMPRHNH; encoded by the coding sequence ATGAAGACTCCATCTCCCTCTCCCCGTCGCTTCCGCTCCCAGGACTGGTTCGACAATCCCGACCACATCGACATGACCGCGCTGTACCTGGAGCGCTTCATGAACTACGGCATCACCGCCGAGGAGCTGCGCTCGGGCCGTCCCATCATCGGCATCGCGCAAAGCGGCAGCGACATCAGCCCGTGCAACCGCATCCACCTGGAGCTGGCGCGCCGCGTGCGCGACGGCATCCGCGACGCCGGAGGGATTCCGATGGAGTTCCCGCTGCATCCGGTGTTCGAGAACTGCCGCCGGCCCACGGCGGCGATCGACCGCAATCTTTCCTACATGGCGCTGGTGGAGATCCTGCACGGCTATCCCATCGACGCCGTGGTGCTCACCACCGGCTGCGACAAGACCACGCCGGCGCAGATCATGGCGGCAGCGACCGTGGACATCCCGGCCATCGTGCTCTCCGGCGGCCCCATGCTGGACGGCTGGCTGGACGGCGAACTGGTCGGCTCCGGCGCGGCCATCTGGAAAGGGCGCCGCCAGCTCTCGGCCGGGCAGATCGACAACGAGAAGTTCCTGGACATTGCGGCCGCCTCGGCGCCGTCGGCCGGGCACTGCAACACCATGGGCACGGCCTCCACCATGAACGCCATGGCCGAGGCGCTGGGCATGTCGCTCACCGGCTGCTCGGCGATTCCGGCGCCTTATCGCGAACGCGGCCAGATGGCCTATGAGACCGGCCGGCGCATCGTCGGCATGGCGCATGAAGACCTGCGCCCCTCGGCCATCCTCACGCGCGACGCCTTCCTCGACGCCATCGTGGTCAACGCCGCCATCGGCGGCTCCACCAACGCCCAGCCGCACATCATGGCCATGGCGCGCCACGCCGGCGTGGAATTGCATTCCGAGGACTGGATGAAGTACGGCTACGACGTGCCCCTGCTGCTCAACATGCAGCCGGCCGGCAAGTATCTCGGCGAGCGCTTCCACCGCGCCGGCGGCGTGCCCGCGGTCATGTGGGAGCTGCAGCAGGCCGGCCGGCTGCGCGCCGGCCGCATCACCGCCACCGGCCGCAGCATGGCCGACAACCTGGAAGGCCGCGAGACCGGCGACCGCGAGGTGGTGTTCCCGTTCGCGGCGCCCCTGCGCGAGCGCGCCGGCTTCCTGGTGCTGAAGGGCAACCTGTTCGACTTCGCCATCATGAAGACCAGCGTCATCTCCGACAGCTTCCGCCAGCGCTACCTGAGCACGCCCGGCAGCGAAGGCATCTTCGAGTGCACCGCAGCGGTGTTCGACGGCTCCGACGACTATCACGCGCGCATCAACGATCCGGCCTCGGGCATCGGCGAGGACAGCATCCTGGTGATCCGCGGCGCCGGCCCGGTCGGCTGGCCGGGGTCGGCCGAGGTGGTCAACATGCAGCCGCCGGACGCGCTGATCCGGCGCGGCATCACGACGCTGCCGACCCTGGGCGACGGCCGCCAGTCGGGCACCTCCGACAGCCCCTCCATCCTCAACGCCTCGCCGGAGAGCGCCGTCGGCGGCGGCCTGGCCTATCTGCGCGACGGCGACAGGATACGCATCGACCTCAATGCCGGCCGCTGCGACATGCTGGTCGACGAGGAGGAACTGGCGCGGCGCCGGGCGCAGGGCATTCCCGCCGTGCCGGCCAGCCAGACGCCGTGGCAGGAGCTCTACCGCGCCACCGTCGGCCAGCTGGAGAGCGGCGCCTGCATGGAGCCCGCGCTCAAGTACCGGGGCGTGGCCGACACCATGCCGCGCCACAACCACTGA
- a CDS encoding SDR family NAD(P)-dependent oxidoreductase — MNASSQPTIEQAVYPSLAGKRVVITGGGTGIGAALVSAFAQQGARVFFIDIAVKESRALEESLKECAVAPTFLHCNLQDLDALAATFVLIEKLAGAVDILVNNAANDDRHQVGDVSAAYWDERMAVNLRHQFFCAQAVAPGMREQGRGAILNLGSISWHLALPNLTLYMTAKAAIEGLTRGLARDLGRDGVRVNCIIPGAVRTPRQTRLWHNPEEEAKILAAQCLEQRVEPHDVAALALFLASDSAARCSGRDYYVDAGWYGA, encoded by the coding sequence ATGAACGCATCAAGCCAACCCACCATCGAACAAGCCGTCTATCCCAGCCTGGCCGGCAAGCGGGTCGTCATCACCGGCGGCGGCACCGGCATCGGCGCCGCGCTGGTGAGCGCCTTCGCGCAGCAGGGCGCGCGGGTGTTCTTCATCGACATCGCGGTGAAGGAATCGCGCGCCCTCGAAGAGTCGCTGAAGGAGTGCGCCGTCGCGCCCACCTTCCTGCACTGCAACCTGCAAGACCTCGACGCGCTGGCGGCCACCTTCGTCCTCATCGAGAAGCTGGCCGGCGCGGTGGACATCCTGGTCAACAACGCCGCCAACGACGATCGTCACCAGGTCGGCGACGTCAGCGCGGCCTATTGGGACGAGCGCATGGCGGTCAACCTGCGCCACCAGTTCTTCTGCGCCCAGGCGGTGGCGCCCGGCATGCGCGAGCAGGGACGCGGCGCGATCCTCAACCTGGGCTCGATCTCATGGCACCTGGCCTTGCCCAACCTGACGCTCTACATGACCGCCAAGGCCGCCATCGAGGGGCTTACGCGCGGACTGGCGCGCGACCTCGGGCGCGACGGCGTGCGGGTCAATTGCATCATCCCAGGCGCGGTGCGCACGCCGCGCCAGACGCGGTTGTGGCACAACCCCGAGGAGGAGGCCAAGATCCTCGCGGCCCAGTGCCTGGAGCAGCGCGTGGAGCCCCATGACGTCGCGGCGCTGGCGCTGTTTTTGGCCTCCGACAGCGCGGCCAGGTGCTCCGGACGCGACTACTACGTCGACGCCGGCTGGTACGGCGCCTGA
- a CDS encoding sugar ABC transporter permease has translation MTSTHIKQIFGRYKIMALLIAIAIIWAFFSWQTEGGFVTPRNLSNLLRQMSVTGILACGMVLVIIAGEIDLSVGSLLGLLGGVAAILDVAHHLPLPVNLALVLAFGLVMGLLNGYLTAYLGIPSFIVGLGGMLAFRGILLGVTGGLTIAPVSGDLVYLGQGYLPQQLGVVLGVVLLALALVLTWRRRVGRQQHGLPVPALWRDAGKVALIGLVLLAFVRTLNSYDGIPVPVLLLLALLGLFSYVSTQTVFGRRIYSVGSNMEATRLSGVNVQAVKLWVFGIMGVMCALAGLVNTARLAAGSPSAGNMGELDAIAACFIGGTSMRGGSGTIYGALIGALVMASLDNGMSMLDVGTYWQMIVKGSILVLAVWVDVSTRSTR, from the coding sequence ATGACCTCCACCCACATCAAGCAAATCTTCGGCCGCTACAAGATCATGGCGCTGCTGATCGCCATCGCCATCATCTGGGCCTTCTTCAGCTGGCAAACCGAGGGCGGCTTCGTGACGCCGCGCAATCTCTCCAACCTGCTGCGCCAGATGTCGGTGACCGGCATCCTGGCCTGCGGCATGGTGCTGGTGATCATTGCCGGCGAGATCGACCTGTCGGTGGGCTCGCTGCTGGGTCTGCTGGGCGGCGTGGCCGCCATCCTGGACGTCGCCCACCATCTGCCGCTGCCGGTCAACCTGGCGCTGGTGCTGGCCTTCGGGCTGGTGATGGGCTTGCTCAACGGCTACCTGACCGCCTACCTCGGCATCCCCTCCTTCATCGTCGGCCTGGGCGGCATGCTGGCCTTCCGCGGCATCCTGCTGGGCGTGACCGGCGGGCTGACCATCGCGCCGGTTTCCGGCGACCTGGTCTACCTGGGACAAGGCTATCTGCCGCAGCAGCTGGGCGTGGTACTGGGCGTCGTGCTGCTGGCGCTGGCGCTGGTGCTGACGTGGCGCCGCCGCGTCGGCCGCCAGCAGCACGGGCTGCCGGTGCCGGCGCTGTGGCGCGACGCCGGCAAGGTGGCGCTGATCGGCCTGGTGCTGCTGGCCTTCGTGCGCACCCTCAACAGCTACGACGGCATTCCGGTGCCGGTGCTGCTGCTGCTGGCGTTGCTGGGGTTGTTCAGCTACGTCAGCACGCAGACCGTGTTCGGCCGCCGCATCTATTCGGTGGGCAGCAACATGGAAGCGACGCGCCTGTCGGGCGTGAACGTGCAGGCAGTCAAGCTCTGGGTGTTCGGCATCATGGGCGTGATGTGCGCGCTGGCCGGGCTGGTCAACACGGCGCGCCTGGCTGCCGGTTCGCCCTCGGCGGGCAACATGGGCGAGCTCGACGCGATCGCCGCCTGCTTCATCGGCGGCACCTCCATGCGCGGCGGCTCGGGCACCATCTACGGCGCGCTGATCGGCGCGCTGGTGATGGCCAGCCTGGACAACGGCATGTCGATGCTCGACGTCGGCACCTACTGGCAGATGATCGTCAAGGGCAGCATCCTGGTGCTGGCGGTCTGGGTGGACGTGAGCACGCGCTCAACTCGCTGA